In Marinobacter sp. LQ44, the following are encoded in one genomic region:
- a CDS encoding nitrous oxide reductase family maturation protein NosD, which yields MYQLLRYGVALSVALISLTASANLQDQLDALEPGVSFELPPEQLPPLVIRVPGVSVSCAEDSVIDAGGAGHAVEILAEGVSFSGCVVRNWGQDLNKLDAGIFVAREAKGAVVADNRLQGPAFGVWLDATPDVVVRNNEIRGEASLRSQDRGNGIHLFNTTGALIEGNDIRQTRDAIYIETANNNKIRNNVMSDLRYGIHYMYSMHNLLEGNLTRGTRTGYALMQSKYLTVVNNRSENDENYGILMNFITNSTLKGNVVTGVSQGQTGGVMISGGEGKAVFIYNSLYNTFEGNYFGHSNIGIHLTAGSEQNEVFDNAFVNNERQVKYVATRTQSWAKDGRGNFWSDYLGWDRNQDGIGDVPYEPNDNVDRLLWKYPEARVLMFSPAVDTLRWVQDAFPVVKSAGVSDPKPLMRIPEHLQSEIR from the coding sequence ATGTATCAACTTTTGCGTTATGGGGTGGCCCTGTCAGTCGCTCTGATTTCGCTGACCGCAAGTGCCAACCTGCAAGATCAGCTGGATGCCCTGGAGCCCGGGGTGTCGTTCGAGCTTCCTCCCGAGCAGCTTCCGCCATTGGTTATCCGGGTGCCCGGCGTTTCTGTGTCCTGTGCTGAGGATTCGGTGATTGATGCCGGTGGGGCGGGGCATGCGGTGGAGATTCTGGCGGAGGGGGTGTCGTTTTCCGGTTGTGTGGTGCGTAACTGGGGGCAGGATCTGAATAAGTTGGATGCGGGGATTTTTGTGGCTCGGGAGGCGAAGGGGGCGGTTGTTGCGGATAACCGGCTTCAGGGGCCGGCGTTCGGGGTTTGGTTGGACGCCACGCCGGATGTGGTTGTCCGGAATAACGAGATACGCGGGGAGGCCAGCCTTCGTTCTCAGGACCGGGGGAATGGGATTCATCTGTTCAATACCACCGGGGCGTTGATTGAGGGCAACGACATCCGCCAGACCCGGGATGCGATTTATATCGAGACGGCGAATAACAACAAGATTCGCAATAACGTGATGTCGGATCTGCGCTACGGCATTCACTACATGTATTCGATGCACAACCTGCTGGAAGGCAATCTGACCCGTGGCACTCGCACGGGGTACGCGTTGATGCAGAGCAAGTATCTGACGGTGGTGAATAACCGGTCGGAGAATGATGAGAATTACGGGATTCTGATGAATTTCATCACCAATTCTACTCTCAAGGGCAACGTGGTGACCGGGGTGTCTCAGGGGCAAACTGGTGGGGTGATGATTTCCGGGGGCGAGGGTAAAGCGGTGTTCATCTACAACTCGCTGTACAACACCTTTGAGGGCAATTATTTCGGTCACAGCAATATCGGGATTCACCTGACCGCCGGTTCTGAGCAAAACGAGGTGTTTGATAATGCCTTTGTGAACAACGAGCGGCAGGTGAAGTATGTGGCCACTCGTACCCAGTCCTGGGCGAAGGATGGGCGGGGGAATTTCTGGAGTGATTATCTGGGCTGGGATCGTAACCAGGATGGCATTGGTGATGTGCCGTATGAGCCTAATGACAACGTGGACCGCCTGTTGTGGAAGTACCCGGAGGCCCGGGTGCTGATGTTCAGCCCGGCGGTGGATACCCTGCGTTGGGTGCAGGATGCGTTTCCGGTGGTGAAGTCTGCCGGGGTGAGTGATCCCAAACCGTTGATGCGAATTCCCGAACACCTGCAATCGGAGATCCGATGA
- a CDS encoding ABC transporter ATP-binding protein, giving the protein MNCFRLDNVSHRYDKATVLHGVDLRLEPGEILGLFGHNGAGKTTSIKLILGLMKPTQGKVSVLGGEAGDPHVSQHIGYLPENVMFYPQLTGREILSHFARLKGASLTQVPELLEQVGLDDAMDARTKTYSKGMRQRLGLAQALLGKPKLLMLDEPTVGLDPVATADLYRLLRRLRDEGTGIVLCSHVLPGVEPYIDRAAILTDGALKAAGDLPALRRQANMPVTLSLEPATTMAALEKAIDGASPKAGLMMKSNNGRLQVDVGPKEKMALIHALMNSGEVADLGIHQPSLEDIYVHFIGSGGLAHRGGSQ; this is encoded by the coding sequence ATGAACTGCTTTCGACTGGACAATGTGAGCCACCGCTACGATAAGGCGACGGTGCTCCACGGCGTGGACTTGCGGCTGGAGCCGGGGGAAATTCTCGGACTGTTTGGCCACAACGGGGCGGGTAAAACCACTTCGATCAAACTCATTCTGGGTTTGATGAAACCGACCCAGGGCAAGGTTTCTGTGTTGGGTGGCGAAGCCGGTGATCCCCACGTAAGCCAACACATAGGCTATCTGCCGGAGAACGTGATGTTCTACCCGCAGCTGACTGGGCGGGAAATCCTCAGCCATTTTGCCCGGCTCAAAGGTGCCAGTCTCACGCAGGTGCCGGAACTTCTGGAGCAAGTCGGGCTGGATGACGCCATGGATGCCCGTACCAAAACCTACTCCAAAGGCATGCGCCAGCGCCTTGGCCTGGCCCAGGCGTTGCTCGGCAAGCCGAAACTGTTGATGCTGGACGAGCCCACCGTGGGCCTGGACCCGGTGGCAACAGCCGATCTGTACCGGTTGCTGCGGCGCCTGCGGGATGAGGGCACGGGCATTGTGTTGTGCTCCCACGTGCTGCCGGGGGTAGAGCCCTATATCGACCGCGCCGCCATTCTGACCGATGGCGCCCTGAAAGCCGCCGGAGACCTGCCCGCGCTGCGCCGGCAAGCCAACATGCCGGTCACCCTCAGCCTGGAGCCGGCCACTACCATGGCCGCCCTGGAGAAAGCGATTGACGGTGCAAGCCCCAAGGCCGGGTTGATGATGAAAAGCAACAACGGCCGACTGCAGGTAGATGTGGGGCCAAAGGAAAAAATGGCGTTGATACACGCATTGATGAACTCCGGAGAGGTGGCGGACCTGGGAATACACCAGCCCAGCCTGGAAGATATCTACGTCCACTTCATCGGATCGGGCGGACTAGCCCACCGGGGAGGCAGCCAATGA
- the nosR gene encoding transcriptional regulator NosR — protein MALASSANATSLSEYEPVAGRQVIQVAIPSVTRYEPREDNRAIQQLYAGDELVGYAYQTLDFVQTPAYSGKPLNAMVVLDTEGEIKGARVIHHDEPILLIGIPEAKMHEFTDQYAGLKADQRVTVGGKSSERRVAVDGLSGATVTVMVINEVIMRTAHRVGGELGLVEGVGVGKRPPKAEVIKDSFRQRSWTELTGDGSIRRMLLTRGQVDDAFAGGPAEGFETAAPDQRDEPLIDLYAAYLDAPSIGRNLLGDRQYEWLMSELKDGEHAIAVLANGSYSFRGSGYVRGGIFDRLQVRQFGDTFNFRDLDYYRLSDVYLGDMPRLPEMAIFIIRQKYNFDPGEPWSLELTVKRQTGPLDSEFAVFPLEYQLPDKYYTRAEPELTQEEWLEEQPMWVQVWYQKQFQIIVVGLGIGVLLFILFFQDWLVQKPRMMRWIRHAFLTYTLFFIGWYALGQLSIVNVLTFVNSLISGFRWETFLIDPMLFILWSVVAGIVLLWGRAVYCGWLCPFGALQELTNEIARKLKVPQYTVPFAVHERLWAIKYIILLVLFGVSLDSLATAERMAEVEPFKTAITLKFDRTWPFVAYAVLLLVVNLFTRKVFCRYLCPLGAALALPSKLRVFDWLKRRKECGNPCRLCDHECEVQAIHPDGHINYMECHYCLDCQMTYFDDHKCPPLIVKRRGKRRGHNAPGHPEEIPVVQVN, from the coding sequence ATGGCTCTCGCCTCGTCCGCCAACGCTACCTCATTGAGCGAGTATGAACCGGTCGCCGGGCGTCAGGTGATTCAGGTCGCCATTCCGTCGGTCACTCGCTATGAGCCCCGGGAAGACAACCGGGCCATCCAGCAACTCTATGCTGGCGATGAACTGGTGGGCTATGCCTACCAGACCCTCGATTTCGTGCAAACCCCGGCATACTCCGGGAAGCCCTTGAATGCCATGGTGGTACTGGATACCGAAGGCGAGATCAAAGGCGCCCGGGTGATCCATCACGATGAACCGATTCTCTTGATCGGTATTCCCGAAGCCAAGATGCATGAGTTCACTGACCAATACGCCGGCCTGAAAGCTGACCAGCGAGTAACCGTTGGGGGTAAATCGTCCGAACGTAGGGTGGCAGTCGATGGTTTATCCGGTGCCACCGTCACGGTCATGGTCATCAATGAAGTCATTATGCGCACGGCGCATCGAGTTGGCGGTGAGCTGGGCCTGGTCGAAGGTGTTGGTGTTGGTAAACGGCCACCCAAGGCTGAAGTGATCAAGGACAGCTTCCGGCAACGTTCCTGGACAGAATTAACCGGTGACGGCTCAATCCGCCGGATGCTGCTGACCCGGGGCCAGGTTGATGATGCCTTTGCCGGTGGGCCGGCAGAAGGTTTTGAAACCGCCGCGCCGGATCAGCGTGACGAACCCCTGATCGATTTGTACGCCGCTTACCTGGATGCCCCTTCCATTGGCCGCAATCTGTTGGGTGATCGCCAGTACGAGTGGCTGATGTCTGAGCTAAAGGACGGCGAACATGCCATTGCGGTGCTGGCTAACGGCTCTTATTCTTTCCGTGGTTCAGGCTATGTGCGCGGCGGCATTTTTGACCGGCTGCAGGTTCGGCAGTTCGGCGATACCTTTAACTTCCGCGACCTGGACTACTACCGCCTGAGTGATGTGTATCTCGGTGATATGCCGCGCCTGCCGGAAATGGCCATCTTCATCATTCGCCAGAAGTACAACTTCGACCCCGGCGAGCCCTGGTCTCTGGAGCTTACGGTTAAACGCCAGACCGGTCCCCTGGACAGTGAATTTGCGGTGTTCCCCCTGGAATACCAGTTGCCTGACAAGTATTACACCCGCGCAGAGCCCGAGCTGACCCAGGAAGAGTGGTTGGAAGAGCAACCCATGTGGGTTCAGGTCTGGTATCAGAAGCAGTTCCAGATCATCGTGGTGGGACTGGGTATTGGCGTGCTGCTGTTTATCCTGTTCTTCCAGGACTGGTTGGTGCAAAAGCCGCGGATGATGCGCTGGATTCGCCACGCATTTCTCACTTACACCCTGTTCTTTATTGGCTGGTACGCCCTGGGGCAGTTGTCGATTGTCAACGTGCTGACCTTTGTAAACAGCCTGATCAGCGGCTTCCGCTGGGAAACTTTCCTGATTGATCCCATGCTGTTCATTCTCTGGTCGGTGGTGGCCGGCATCGTATTGCTCTGGGGGCGTGCGGTTTACTGCGGCTGGCTGTGCCCGTTTGGCGCCCTGCAGGAACTGACCAACGAAATTGCCCGCAAACTGAAGGTGCCCCAGTACACCGTGCCGTTTGCCGTGCATGAACGGCTCTGGGCAATCAAATACATAATTCTGCTGGTGTTGTTTGGCGTCTCGCTGGATTCTCTGGCAACCGCCGAGCGAATGGCGGAAGTGGAGCCATTCAAAACCGCTATTACCCTTAAATTCGATCGTACCTGGCCGTTTGTGGCCTACGCGGTGTTGCTGCTGGTGGTCAATTTGTTCACCCGTAAAGTCTTCTGCCGCTATCTGTGCCCGCTTGGAGCCGCCCTGGCTCTGCCTTCCAAGCTGCGGGTGTTCGACTGGCTCAAGCGCCGCAAAGAGTGCGGCAACCCCTGCCGCCTCTGCGACCACGAATGTGAGGTGCAGGCTATCCATCCGGATGGGCACATCAATTACATGGAGTGCCACTACTGCCTGGATTGCCAGATGACCTATTTCGATGACCACAAGTGCCCACCGCTGATCGTCAAGCGCCGAGGCAAACGCCGTGGTCACAACGCACCGGGCCACCCGGAGGAAATCCCCGTGGTTCAGGTGAACTGA
- the nosZ gene encoding TAT-dependent nitrous-oxide reductase produces the protein MSKKDDLSQNAPEVPEGGLSRRRFMGAAALAGVAGATGLGTTMMTRESFAAAGREARNKVHIEPGELDEYYGFWSGGHQGEVRVLGVPSMRELMRIPVFNIDSATGWGITDESKDILGRDKLYPNGDCHHPHVSMEDGRYDGKYLFINDKANSRIARIRLDVFKTDKVTHIPNVQAIHGLRLQKVPRTNYVFCNAEFVIPQPNDGSDYSLENSYTMFTAVDAETMEVAWQVIVDGNLDNTDADYTGKYAASTCYNSEKAVDLAGTMRNDRDWVVVFNVERIEAAVKAGNFKTIGDSGVPVVDGRKGSTVTRYIPVPKNPHGLNTSPDGKYFIANGKLSPTVSIIAIDKLDDLFDDKIGDRDPIVAEPELGLGPLHTTFDGRGNAYTTLFIDSQVAKWNIADAIKHYNGEDVNYIRQKLDVHYQPGHNHASLTESRDADGKWLVVLSKFSKDRFLPVGPLHAENDQLIDISGEEMKLVHDGPAYAEPHDCILVRRDQIRTKKIWERNDPYFAATRAMAEKDGVNLESDSKVIRDGNKVRVYMTSVAPQFGLLEFKVKEGDEVTVVVTNLDSIEDVTHGFCMVNHGVSMEISPQQTASVTFTAGKPGVYWYYCNWFCHALHMEMGGRMLVEKA, from the coding sequence ATGAGCAAGAAAGATGATCTGAGCCAGAACGCACCGGAGGTTCCCGAAGGTGGTCTGAGCCGCCGCCGCTTTATGGGCGCCGCGGCCCTGGCCGGCGTGGCTGGTGCAACCGGCCTGGGTACCACCATGATGACCCGCGAATCGTTCGCCGCCGCTGGCCGTGAAGCCCGTAACAAGGTGCATATCGAGCCAGGCGAACTGGATGAGTACTACGGTTTCTGGAGCGGTGGTCACCAGGGTGAAGTACGTGTTCTGGGCGTTCCGTCCATGCGCGAGCTGATGCGGATTCCGGTGTTCAACATTGATTCCGCCACCGGCTGGGGCATCACCGACGAGAGCAAGGACATTCTGGGCCGGGACAAGCTGTATCCAAACGGCGATTGCCACCACCCGCACGTGTCCATGGAAGACGGCCGTTACGACGGCAAATACCTGTTCATTAACGACAAGGCCAACAGTCGTATTGCCCGTATTCGACTGGATGTGTTCAAAACCGACAAGGTGACCCACATCCCCAATGTTCAGGCGATTCACGGTTTGCGTCTCCAAAAGGTGCCGCGCACGAACTACGTGTTCTGTAATGCCGAGTTTGTCATTCCACAACCGAACGATGGCAGCGATTACAGCCTTGAGAACAGCTACACCATGTTTACTGCGGTTGACGCTGAAACCATGGAGGTCGCCTGGCAGGTCATTGTGGACGGCAACCTGGATAACACCGACGCCGACTACACCGGTAAATATGCGGCCTCAACCTGCTACAACTCCGAGAAAGCCGTAGACCTGGCCGGCACCATGCGAAACGACCGTGACTGGGTGGTGGTGTTCAACGTGGAGCGCATCGAAGCTGCCGTCAAGGCCGGTAACTTCAAAACCATCGGTGATTCCGGCGTGCCAGTCGTTGACGGCCGTAAGGGTTCCACCGTTACCCGTTACATTCCGGTGCCGAAGAACCCGCACGGTCTGAACACTTCTCCGGATGGCAAGTACTTCATTGCCAACGGCAAACTGTCTCCGACAGTGTCCATCATTGCCATCGACAAGCTCGATGACCTGTTTGATGACAAGATCGGTGACCGCGATCCGATTGTTGCGGAGCCGGAGCTGGGTCTTGGGCCTCTGCACACCACGTTCGATGGCCGTGGCAATGCCTACACCACGCTGTTTATCGACAGTCAGGTGGCCAAGTGGAACATCGCGGATGCGATCAAGCACTACAATGGCGAAGACGTGAACTACATCCGCCAGAAGCTGGACGTTCACTATCAGCCGGGCCACAACCACGCGTCGCTGACCGAATCACGCGATGCCGATGGCAAGTGGCTGGTGGTGTTGTCGAAGTTCTCCAAGGACCGCTTCCTGCCGGTAGGCCCGCTGCACGCCGAGAACGATCAATTGATCGATATTTCCGGCGAGGAGATGAAGCTGGTTCACGATGGCCCCGCGTACGCCGAGCCACACGATTGTATCCTGGTACGCCGTGACCAGATCCGGACCAAGAAGATCTGGGAACGGAATGATCCTTACTTTGCCGCTACTCGTGCGATGGCAGAGAAGGACGGGGTGAATCTTGAGTCTGACAGCAAGGTAATCCGTGATGGCAACAAGGTTCGGGTTTACATGACTTCGGTTGCGCCGCAGTTCGGGTTGCTGGAGTTCAAGGTGAAGGAGGGCGATGAGGTTACGGTGGTTGTGACCAACCTGGACTCCATTGAAGATGTGACTCACGGGTTCTGTATGGTGAACCATGGTGTGAGTATGGAGATCAGTCCTCAGCAGACGGCATCAGTGACCTTTACGGCGGGTAAGCCTGGGGTTTACTGGTACTACTGCAACTGGTTCTGCCATGCGCTGCATATGGAGATGGGTGGTCGCATGTTGGTCGAGAAGGCCTGA
- the moaA gene encoding GTP 3',8-cyclase MoaA encodes MPQAKLTDRFGRTVNYVRLSVTDRCDFRCVYCMAEDMTFLPRQQVLTLEEIARLARNFVALGTEKIRLTGGEPLVRKDILELVREVGTYGLRDFAMTTNGSQLPTMAEKLRKAGLHRLNISLDSLDSEKFRSITRTGNLQQVLDGIDAARDAGFRGIKLNTVVMKGRNDEEIPELIEFARRKQVDISFIEEMPLGEISEHDRGLALCTSEEVRDIIRQRHELIPVAKDSGGPARYYQMPDSDVRVGFISPHSHNFCSTCNRVRVTVEGRLLLCLGNEHSVDLRRVLRGNPVTDDKLQQAIIDAMDLKPERHHFSSNGEVQILRFMNMTGG; translated from the coding sequence ATGCCGCAAGCCAAGCTGACCGATCGATTTGGCCGCACCGTCAATTACGTGCGCCTGTCGGTAACTGACCGCTGCGACTTCCGCTGTGTGTACTGCATGGCGGAGGACATGACCTTTCTGCCCCGCCAGCAGGTTCTGACGCTGGAGGAGATCGCCAGGCTGGCTCGCAACTTTGTTGCCCTGGGTACCGAGAAAATCCGCCTGACGGGCGGCGAACCCCTGGTCCGCAAAGACATCCTTGAACTGGTCCGCGAAGTAGGCACCTATGGTTTGCGGGACTTTGCCATGACCACCAATGGCAGCCAGCTGCCGACCATGGCGGAGAAACTGCGTAAGGCGGGCCTGCACCGTCTCAATATCAGTCTGGATTCCCTGGATTCTGAAAAATTCCGTTCCATTACCCGCACCGGCAATCTTCAGCAGGTTTTGGACGGCATTGATGCCGCCCGGGATGCCGGCTTCCGCGGTATCAAGCTGAATACGGTGGTGATGAAAGGCCGCAATGATGAAGAGATTCCGGAGCTGATTGAGTTTGCCCGCAGGAAGCAGGTGGATATCAGTTTTATTGAGGAGATGCCGCTGGGCGAGATTTCGGAGCATGATCGTGGTCTTGCTTTGTGCACCAGCGAGGAGGTGCGGGATATCATCCGTCAGCGCCATGAGCTGATTCCGGTGGCCAAGGATTCTGGCGGGCCGGCACGTTACTATCAGATGCCGGACAGCGATGTTCGGGTCGGGTTTATTTCACCGCATTCCCATAATTTCTGTTCGACCTGTAACCGGGTTCGGGTGACGGTTGAGGGGCGGCTTTTGCTGTGCCTTGGCAATGAGCATTCGGTGGATTTGCGGCGGGTTCTGCGCGGCAATCCGGTGACGGATGACAAGCTTCAGCAGGCGATCATTGATGCGATGGATCTGAAACCGGAGCGGCATCACTTTTCCAGCAATGGTGAGGTTCAGATTCTTCGGTTTATGAATATGACTGGCGGTTGA
- a CDS encoding Crp/Fnr family transcriptional regulator: MAVTQSAESRYTKPVLVAINKPLDEEDGLEALRSHALFRSLKAHDLDYLIQQSRRLRLGHHQLLYRQDMPAHHFFFVISGRLRLYRLDSSGIDRTLDSIAPGDCFAEVMIYADPPRYACYAEALKSSEVLMIPVKAYQDLLDRHPEYAQAALRHYAMRAVTRFHDLEIMTVQNARDRLIRYLIDLLPNGALEGGEVELPLPKCLVASRLAMQPETFSRILADLKSNGLVRVNRSRLFISDPQRLIEISQ, from the coding sequence ATGGCCGTCACCCAAAGCGCCGAAAGCCGATACACCAAACCCGTACTCGTCGCCATCAACAAACCGCTTGATGAAGAAGACGGCCTGGAAGCACTACGCAGCCACGCCCTGTTCCGCAGCCTCAAAGCCCACGACCTGGACTACCTCATCCAGCAGTCCCGGCGCCTGCGTCTCGGCCACCACCAGCTGCTCTACCGCCAGGACATGCCAGCGCACCACTTCTTCTTTGTGATCAGCGGCCGCCTCAGACTCTACCGCCTGGACTCCTCCGGCATCGACAGAACCCTCGACAGCATCGCCCCCGGCGACTGCTTCGCCGAAGTCATGATCTACGCCGATCCGCCAAGGTACGCCTGCTACGCCGAAGCACTCAAATCCAGCGAAGTGCTGATGATCCCGGTCAAAGCCTATCAGGACCTGCTCGACCGGCACCCGGAGTACGCCCAGGCCGCGCTTCGCCATTACGCCATGCGCGCCGTCACACGGTTCCACGACCTGGAAATCATGACCGTCCAGAACGCCCGTGACCGCCTGATCCGCTACCTGATTGACCTGCTGCCTAATGGCGCCCTGGAAGGGGGCGAAGTTGAACTGCCCCTGCCCAAATGCCTGGTGGCCTCGCGCCTCGCTATGCAGCCGGAAACCTTCTCCCGAATTCTGGCCGACCTCAAGTCCAACGGCCTGGTCCGGGTGAATCGTAGCAGACTGTTTATTTCCGACCCTCAACGACTGATCGAAATCAGTCAGTAG
- a CDS encoding peptidylprolyl isomerase — protein sequence MQIIPVGEAGKPRNQFPPVYVGDTLIHEDDIAREMQHHPAEELAQAWHDAAKSLVIRELLLQQASRLNLDHIEDEEDRIARVLELELNVPDPDEQDCERFYAANPGRFCSPTIMAVSHILLAAAPDDIEERMRQEEAGRQLLSALLDGRSQFNELAKQYSACESRHQGGSLGQISKGQTVEEFERPVLSLTEGLNPELIETRYGWHIVRVDQRIDGEQLPYEHVKPQIRQYLSESVTRRAFRQYLQVLAVETGIEGVDLELPDSPLMQ from the coding sequence ATGCAAATAATCCCCGTCGGCGAAGCCGGCAAACCCAGAAACCAGTTCCCTCCGGTGTATGTGGGTGACACGCTGATCCACGAAGACGACATCGCCCGGGAAATGCAGCACCATCCCGCCGAAGAACTGGCCCAAGCCTGGCACGACGCCGCCAAAAGCCTCGTCATCCGCGAGTTGCTCCTGCAACAGGCCAGCCGCCTGAACCTGGACCACATCGAAGACGAAGAAGACCGCATCGCCCGGGTACTGGAACTCGAACTCAACGTCCCGGACCCCGATGAACAGGACTGCGAACGCTTCTACGCCGCCAACCCCGGCCGATTCTGCAGCCCCACCATCATGGCCGTCAGCCACATACTCCTGGCTGCCGCCCCGGACGACATCGAAGAACGCATGCGCCAGGAAGAAGCCGGCCGACAACTCCTGTCCGCGCTCCTGGACGGCCGTTCACAGTTCAACGAACTGGCAAAACAATACTCCGCCTGCGAATCCCGCCACCAGGGGGGCAGCCTGGGGCAGATCAGCAAAGGCCAGACTGTCGAAGAATTCGAACGCCCGGTACTCAGCCTCACCGAAGGCCTCAACCCCGAGCTCATAGAAACCCGCTACGGCTGGCACATCGTCCGCGTAGACCAACGCATCGATGGTGAACAGCTACCGTACGAACACGTCAAACCCCAGATTCGCCAATACCTCAGCGAAAGCGTCACCCGCCGCGCCTTCCGCCAGTACCTGCAAGTCCTGGCCGTTGAAACCGGCATCGAAGGCGTCGATCTGGAGCTGCCGGATTCGCCGTTGATGCAATAA
- a CDS encoding ABC transporter permease, with protein MNAIWTIARKELSDSFRNRWLVAISLVFATLALGIAWFGAAASGQVGYASTPATIASLASLGIFLIPLIALLLAYDAIVGEEEGGTLLLLMTYPLSKNQLLLGKFLGHGLTLALATLIGFGVAAIAIAVLVDDVAVGALAAAMGRFIGSTVLLGWGFIALAYLVSVRVSEKPVAAGLALAIWFFFVLIFDLMLLGILVASEGKLNPELLPWLLMLNPTDIYRLLNIVAFGDGNQLSGVLSLGSDLPIGTGGLWLGLALWCATPLIGALLLFKNRKI; from the coding sequence ATGAACGCCATCTGGACCATTGCCCGTAAAGAACTTAGCGACAGCTTCCGCAATCGATGGCTGGTAGCCATTTCCCTGGTGTTTGCCACCCTGGCCCTGGGCATTGCCTGGTTTGGCGCCGCGGCATCCGGGCAGGTGGGTTACGCATCCACCCCGGCCACCATTGCCAGCCTGGCCAGTCTTGGTATTTTCCTGATTCCTTTGATAGCGCTGCTGCTGGCCTACGACGCCATCGTGGGTGAAGAAGAGGGCGGCACGCTCCTGCTGCTGATGACCTACCCACTCAGTAAAAACCAGCTCTTGCTCGGCAAATTCCTCGGCCACGGCCTGACCCTGGCCCTGGCCACACTCATCGGCTTCGGCGTTGCCGCCATCGCCATCGCCGTGCTGGTGGACGATGTGGCTGTCGGCGCCCTGGCGGCCGCCATGGGCCGGTTCATCGGCTCAACCGTTCTGCTGGGGTGGGGCTTCATCGCCCTGGCGTACCTGGTCAGCGTCCGAGTCAGCGAGAAACCGGTCGCCGCAGGCCTGGCCCTGGCCATCTGGTTCTTCTTCGTGCTGATCTTTGACCTGATGCTACTGGGCATCCTGGTTGCCAGCGAGGGCAAGCTCAACCCGGAGCTGCTGCCATGGCTGCTGATGCTGAATCCCACCGATATCTACCGCTTGCTCAACATCGTCGCCTTTGGCGACGGCAACCAGCTTAGCGGTGTACTCAGCCTGGGCTCAGACCTGCCCATCGGCACCGGAGGGCTCTGGCTGGGCCTGGCGCTTTGGTGTGCCACACCGCTGATTGGCGCCCTGTTGTTATTCAAAAACCGAAAAATCTGA
- a CDS encoding nitrous oxide reductase accessory protein NosL yields MPTPLTKWLIAALMAITLAGCSNGEQQAVAKPDPVHFDSGDECHVCGMVITNFPGPKGQAFTERQQHTRKFCSTKDMFAWFLQPENVNRDHTLYVHNMAESHWDHPDDTHLIDAREAFYVVGSERTGAMGPTLASFETESEATDFAATYGGEILSFGDITLEHLNAGMTMHGMEDMGEMDHMNDQSEEKDEHSKHVNPNDHHGH; encoded by the coding sequence ATGCCCACACCGCTCACCAAATGGCTTATAGCGGCCCTGATGGCGATCACCCTCGCGGGTTGCTCCAACGGCGAACAGCAAGCCGTCGCCAAACCCGACCCGGTTCACTTTGACTCCGGCGACGAATGCCACGTATGCGGCATGGTCATCACCAACTTCCCCGGCCCCAAAGGCCAGGCATTTACCGAACGCCAGCAGCACACCCGCAAGTTCTGCTCCACCAAAGACATGTTCGCCTGGTTCCTGCAGCCCGAAAACGTCAACCGGGACCATACCCTGTACGTTCACAACATGGCTGAATCCCACTGGGACCACCCCGACGACACCCACCTGATCGACGCCCGTGAAGCCTTCTACGTCGTCGGCTCAGAACGCACCGGCGCCATGGGCCCGACCTTGGCATCGTTTGAAACAGAATCCGAAGCGACCGACTTTGCCGCGACCTACGGGGGCGAGATCCTCAGCTTTGGGGATATCACCCTAGAGCACCTGAACGCTGGCATGACGATGCACGGGATGGAGGATATGGGTGAGATGGATCATATGAATGATCAGAGCGAAGAAAAGGATGAACACTCAAAACATGTAAATCCTAATGACCACCATGGACACTGA